From a single Streptomyces sp. NBC_00237 genomic region:
- a CDS encoding phage baseplate assembly protein V, with product MSGERPAYYGKFRGVVTHNDGPEGRIRATVPDVYGSEVSPFALPSVPYAGDGVGLHLMPPVGASVWFEFEQGDADRPVWSGCFWGPGQAPAATPDHKVLKTALATVTFDDSTAEPGAPDTSGITITVKGLTITLDKDGIEINAGTHGVITLADDKVTINGDGLEVT from the coding sequence ATGAGCGGTGAACGGCCCGCCTACTACGGCAAGTTCCGTGGCGTCGTCACCCACAACGACGGCCCCGAGGGACGGATCCGGGCCACCGTCCCGGATGTGTACGGCAGTGAGGTGAGCCCCTTCGCGCTGCCCTCGGTTCCGTACGCGGGCGACGGCGTGGGGCTCCACCTCATGCCGCCGGTGGGCGCCTCGGTGTGGTTCGAGTTCGAGCAGGGGGACGCGGACCGCCCCGTGTGGAGCGGCTGTTTCTGGGGTCCCGGACAGGCACCGGCGGCGACCCCGGACCACAAGGTCCTCAAGACCGCCCTCGCCACGGTGACGTTCGACGACTCGACGGCCGAGCCGGGCGCCCCGGACACCTCGGGCATCACCATCACGGTGAAAGGGCTGACGATCACCCTCGACAAGGACGGGATCGAGATCAACGCCGGTACGCACGGGGTGATCACCCTCGCGGACGACAAGGTGACGATCAACGGCGACGGATTGGAGGTGACGTGA
- a CDS encoding DUF4255 domain-containing protein codes for MSNALAVATVTSTLAHVLDEALAAPDAGNVPGVHTTTVRPDLPGPSARGVNVFLYQVTPNAAWAGDALPARRSDGTALLPPQQALDLHYLLTFYGDETALEPQRLLGTVVRTLSARPVLTRQVVRRAVQHAVTLDPASYLKFADLDEQVDVVRFTMLPLNLEELSRLWSTFFQVSYRLTVAYRASVVLLTGSVDARTALPVRARRVDVAPFGALRISRVGADSGPDDPVTAGTTLRVEGARLRGERVTRIRMSGSMSGSRSGIEADVPADQVTDDRLTIALPGGVRAGLRGLQVLHPRLVGDPPEERGSVESNVAPVLVRPAIGPGGVTTAPGAGGTTVLTVPLDPPVGRRQRVALLLDGLGAQAGRAHTFVVPSRPGPQEEDSSVQVVAKGVASGDYLVRVQVDGAESVLGVDAGGVYDRPRVTLP; via the coding sequence ATGAGCAACGCCCTGGCCGTCGCCACGGTCACCTCGACGCTCGCCCACGTCCTCGACGAGGCGCTGGCGGCCCCGGACGCGGGGAACGTGCCGGGCGTCCACACGACCACCGTCCGCCCGGACCTCCCGGGGCCTTCGGCCCGTGGCGTCAACGTGTTCCTCTATCAAGTGACGCCCAACGCGGCCTGGGCGGGCGACGCACTGCCCGCCCGGCGCTCGGACGGCACCGCGCTGCTTCCCCCGCAACAGGCCCTGGACCTGCACTATCTGCTGACGTTCTACGGTGACGAGACCGCGCTCGAACCCCAGCGGCTCCTGGGCACCGTGGTACGCACCCTCAGCGCGCGCCCCGTCCTCACCCGTCAGGTCGTACGCCGGGCGGTCCAGCACGCGGTCACTCTCGACCCGGCCTCCTACCTGAAGTTCGCCGACCTGGACGAGCAGGTGGACGTCGTCCGCTTCACCATGCTCCCGCTGAACCTGGAGGAACTCTCCCGGCTCTGGTCGACGTTCTTCCAGGTCTCCTACCGCCTCACGGTCGCCTACCGGGCCTCCGTGGTCCTGCTGACCGGCTCGGTCGACGCGCGCACCGCGTTGCCGGTCAGGGCGCGCAGGGTGGACGTCGCCCCGTTCGGCGCACTGCGGATCTCCCGGGTGGGGGCGGACTCGGGCCCCGACGATCCGGTCACGGCGGGTACGACGCTCCGGGTCGAGGGGGCGCGGCTGCGGGGTGAGCGGGTCACTCGGATTCGTATGTCCGGAAGCATGTCGGGAAGCAGGTCCGGAATCGAGGCGGACGTCCCCGCCGACCAGGTGACGGACGACCGGCTCACGATCGCCCTGCCCGGCGGTGTACGCGCGGGGCTGCGGGGGCTCCAGGTCCTTCACCCCCGGCTGGTCGGCGATCCGCCCGAGGAGAGGGGCTCCGTCGAGTCGAACGTCGCGCCCGTTCTCGTACGTCCTGCCATCGGGCCGGGGGGTGTGACGACGGCGCCCGGTGCGGGAGGGACGACCGTCCTGACTGTGCCGCTCGATCCGCCGGTGGGGCGGCGCCAGCGCGTCGCCCTGCTGCTCGACGGGCTCGGGGCGCAGGCGGGGCGGGCGCACACGTTCGTCGTGCCGTCGCGGCCGGGGCCCCAGGAGGAAGACTCCTCGGTCCAGGTGGTGGCCAAGGGGGTGGCGAGTGGCGACTATCTCGTACGGGTGCAGGTGGACGGGGCGGAGAGCGTGCTCGGTGTCGACGCGGGAGGGGTCTACGACCGGCCCCGGGTGACGTTACCGTGA
- a CDS encoding phage tail protein, translating into MAQFTVNERRFDPYKNFKFRVKWDGQYVAGVSKVSPLKRTTEVVTHRQGGDPSSSRKSPGRTEFEAITLERGISHDPAFERWANKVWNFGSGLGAEVSLLDFRKDIIIEVYNEAGQVALAYRVYRCWVSEFQAVPDLDANANAVAIQHLKLENEGWERDYEVPEPSEPTFTEPG; encoded by the coding sequence ATGGCCCAATTCACCGTGAACGAGCGGCGGTTCGACCCGTACAAGAATTTCAAGTTCCGGGTCAAGTGGGACGGCCAGTACGTCGCCGGGGTCAGCAAGGTCAGTCCCCTGAAGCGCACCACCGAGGTGGTGACGCACCGTCAGGGCGGAGACCCGAGCAGCAGCCGCAAGTCCCCCGGGCGGACCGAGTTCGAGGCGATCACCCTGGAGCGCGGCATCAGCCACGACCCCGCCTTCGAGCGGTGGGCCAACAAGGTGTGGAACTTCGGGTCAGGTCTCGGTGCCGAGGTGTCGCTGCTGGACTTCCGCAAGGACATCATCATCGAGGTCTACAACGAAGCGGGTCAGGTCGCCCTCGCGTACAGGGTGTACCGGTGCTGGGTGTCCGAGTTCCAGGCGGTGCCCGATCTCGACGCCAACGCCAACGCCGTGGCCATCCAGCACCTCAAGCTGGAGAACGAGGGCTGGGAGCGCGACTACGAGGTGCCGGAGCCCAGCGAACCCACCTTCACCGAGCCGGGCTGA
- a CDS encoding putative baseplate assembly protein: MIRPLGRGGGRRADVRAAGLNGLDYVEVGTDQRTLTVFFLGRAPDPISENNVRIAHSPHSVPVHVDGITVHRSELPDLDDHMEVRVTSPGDWATYTLRLVATDEQDRPTDRPLPGFDLRFASLEFTFKASCPSELDCAAHPFTPPPASTGPEIDYLAKDYASFRRLILDRLSLVMPDWQERHVPDVGIVLAEILAYVGDHLSYFQDAVATEAYLDTARQRVSVRRHAKLVDYALHEGCNARVFVCLHTEVDRSLNPRHLQFLALRDPEPSIPDLLAPQDVQRLPVGGYEVFEPMGSGPVDVRVAHNEIPLYTWGDEDCRLPEGATGATLLDAWAVDGSYVAPDATRERRLALRVGDVLVFEEVKGPHSGDPADADRAHRHAVRLTAVDASVVDVLYDRPVVEVAWAAEDALPFPLCLSALGRPPTCALVEGIVVARGNVVTADHGRTVHREALGTVAAEEEEARCEGVGRIAESAVRARPFTPSLRSLPLTFRQEPSSYAPAARLAVQDPRGAGPQVSLVQRGDGAPPGGWRWTPRPDLLDSGPLDRHFVVETDNAGRARLRFGDDHDGRRPEAGTRFVAGYRIGNGPSGNVGAESISRLLLRDGRAEDPLVRPRNPLPASGGTAAEPLDEAKSRAPTAFRSRLRRAVTADDYAALAALEDDTGRSSQVQRAAASLRWTGSWYEVLTTVDPMGRVEADEELLRLVARRLRPFRRIGHDLVVAPAVYVPVYLELSVCVRPGFLSGHVRADLLDAFSNRVLPGGRRGFFHPDSLTFGQGVSVSRLTSVAQGVSGVESAEVSRLEVQSDGPNGAIEDGVLRMGPCEVARLDNDPNAPDRGRLVLRLGGGR, encoded by the coding sequence GTGATCCGCCCCCTCGGCCGTGGCGGGGGCCGCCGCGCCGACGTCCGTGCCGCAGGTCTCAACGGGCTCGACTACGTCGAGGTCGGCACGGACCAGCGCACCCTGACCGTCTTCTTCCTCGGCAGGGCCCCGGACCCCATCTCCGAGAACAACGTGCGCATCGCCCACTCGCCGCACTCCGTCCCCGTACACGTCGACGGCATCACCGTCCACCGCAGCGAACTCCCCGACCTCGACGACCACATGGAGGTCCGGGTCACCTCGCCCGGCGACTGGGCGACGTACACCCTGCGTCTCGTCGCGACCGACGAGCAGGACCGGCCCACGGACCGGCCGCTGCCCGGCTTCGATCTCCGCTTCGCCAGCCTGGAGTTCACCTTCAAAGCCTCCTGCCCGAGCGAACTCGACTGCGCGGCACACCCGTTCACCCCTCCCCCCGCGAGCACCGGGCCGGAGATCGACTACCTGGCGAAGGACTACGCGAGCTTCCGGCGGTTGATCCTGGACCGGCTCTCGCTCGTCATGCCCGACTGGCAGGAACGGCACGTTCCCGATGTCGGCATCGTGCTGGCCGAGATCCTGGCGTACGTCGGTGATCACCTCAGCTACTTCCAGGACGCGGTCGCCACCGAGGCGTACCTGGACACCGCGCGGCAGCGCGTCTCGGTGCGCCGCCACGCCAAGCTCGTCGACTACGCACTGCACGAGGGGTGCAACGCCCGCGTTTTCGTCTGTCTGCACACCGAGGTGGACCGGTCGCTCAACCCGAGGCACCTCCAGTTCCTGGCGCTGCGCGACCCCGAACCGTCGATCCCCGATCTGCTCGCGCCGCAGGACGTTCAGCGGCTGCCCGTCGGCGGGTACGAGGTCTTCGAGCCGATGGGGTCAGGCCCCGTCGACGTACGCGTCGCGCACAACGAAATCCCCCTCTACACCTGGGGGGACGAGGACTGCCGCCTGCCCGAAGGAGCCACCGGGGCAACCCTGCTCGACGCGTGGGCCGTCGACGGTTCGTACGTCGCCCCGGACGCGACGCGCGAGCGGCGGCTCGCGCTGCGGGTGGGAGACGTCCTGGTGTTCGAGGAGGTGAAGGGGCCGCACAGCGGCGATCCGGCCGACGCCGACCGTGCGCACCGCCATGCCGTACGGCTCACCGCCGTGGACGCGAGCGTCGTCGACGTGCTGTACGACAGGCCCGTCGTGGAGGTCGCGTGGGCGGCCGAGGACGCGCTGCCCTTTCCGCTGTGCCTGTCGGCACTCGGACGGCCGCCCACGTGCGCGCTCGTCGAGGGCATCGTCGTGGCCCGGGGAAACGTCGTCACCGCCGACCACGGTCGAACGGTGCACCGGGAGGCGCTCGGCACGGTGGCGGCCGAGGAGGAAGAAGCCCGGTGCGAGGGCGTGGGACGGATCGCGGAATCCGCCGTGCGCGCCCGTCCGTTCACACCGTCACTGCGGTCGCTCCCTCTGACGTTCCGTCAGGAGCCCTCTTCGTACGCTCCCGCCGCGCGGCTGGCCGTACAGGATCCGCGAGGTGCCGGGCCGCAGGTCTCGCTCGTCCAGCGCGGTGACGGTGCGCCTCCCGGCGGTTGGCGCTGGACCCCGCGCCCCGACCTGCTGGACAGCGGGCCCCTCGACCGCCATTTCGTCGTGGAGACCGACAACGCGGGGCGTGCGCGGCTGCGGTTCGGCGACGACCACGACGGGCGGCGGCCGGAGGCGGGCACGCGTTTCGTGGCGGGCTACCGGATCGGCAACGGCCCTTCGGGCAACGTGGGCGCCGAGTCGATCTCGCGGCTGCTGCTGCGCGACGGGCGGGCCGAGGACCCGCTCGTCAGGCCCCGCAATCCGCTGCCCGCGAGCGGCGGGACGGCGGCCGAGCCGCTGGACGAGGCGAAGTCCCGCGCGCCCACGGCGTTCCGGTCCCGGCTGCGGCGGGCCGTGACCGCCGACGACTACGCGGCGCTCGCCGCGCTGGAGGACGACACCGGCCGCTCCTCGCAAGTGCAGCGGGCAGCGGCCTCGCTGCGCTGGACCGGCAGCTGGTACGAGGTGCTCACCACCGTCGATCCCATGGGACGGGTCGAGGCCGACGAGGAGCTGCTGCGGCTGGTCGCACGCCGTCTGCGTCCCTTTCGCAGGATCGGCCACGACCTGGTCGTCGCTCCGGCCGTGTACGTGCCGGTGTACCTGGAGCTGAGCGTCTGCGTACGACCCGGGTTCCTCAGCGGTCACGTGCGGGCGGACCTCCTGGACGCGTTCAGCAACCGGGTACTGCCCGGCGGGCGACGGGGCTTCTTCCATCCGGACAGCCTGACCTTCGGGCAGGGGGTGTCGGTGAGCCGTCTGACGTCGGTGGCGCAGGGCGTGAGCGGCGTGGAGAGCGCCGAGGTGTCCCGTCTGGAGGTCCAGTCCGACGGGCCGAACGGGGCCATCGAGGACGGTGTTCTGCGGATGGGCCCCTGCGAGGTGGCCCGGCTCGACAACGATCCGAACGCGCCGGACCGGGGCCGGCTCGTGCTACGGCTGGGAGGCGGACGATGA
- a CDS encoding GPW/gp25 family protein — MRDVDRAFHATPPFPIDPPFHIGHPFRLDARGRTAGASDAEHVRNLIAQFLFTGPGERVNRPDFGSGLLRRAFEPNSPELATAVRFTAQAGLMQWLGDLIEVRSVEVSGLESELRVVVVYALRDGGEVRRETLVLGGTP, encoded by the coding sequence ATGCGCGACGTCGACCGGGCGTTCCACGCCACCCCTCCCTTCCCGATCGACCCTCCCTTCCACATCGGCCATCCCTTCCGCCTCGACGCCCGTGGCCGCACGGCGGGCGCGAGCGACGCCGAGCACGTGCGGAACCTGATCGCCCAGTTCCTGTTCACCGGCCCCGGCGAGCGCGTCAACCGCCCGGACTTCGGCAGCGGCCTGCTGCGCAGGGCCTTCGAGCCCAACAGCCCCGAGCTGGCGACCGCCGTGCGGTTCACCGCCCAGGCGGGCCTGATGCAGTGGCTGGGCGATCTGATCGAGGTACGGTCCGTCGAGGTGTCGGGCCTGGAATCCGAGTTGCGCGTAGTCGTCGTGTACGCGCTGCGCGACGGCGGAGAGGTCCGCCGCGAGACCCTCGTCCTGGGCGGAACGCCGTGA
- a CDS encoding phage tail sheath C-terminal domain-containing protein — MPSALTYPGVYVEEIPSGVRTVVGVATSITAFVGRASRGPLNEPATIFGFADFERQFGGLAADSTMSYAVRDFYLNGGSQAVIVRVGHVRAANPPVQKFPEAAEISLSTGAPAPDKKLVLVAASPGAWGNNLKVVVTHPLPDDDPKAFNLTVVETDPADPQTVVASESFLGVSIDPASPRFVPHVLAETSLLVRVQKVNDKWKVPEAARPSVKEKKATEGSGADGDPLNDDDLKGKQAAGTGIYALDKTDLFNLLCIPPPVRDGSTGKSVYQEAMPYCVRRRALLLVDPPADWTTATADEARTRLGTLGLTGRAARNAALYFPRLLVADPLRDNQTVSVVPCGAVAGVMARTDTERGVWKAPAGLDAAVGAVRGLTVEMTDDQNGQLNPLGVNCLRTFPLFGRVVWGARTLRGADQAADEYKYVPVRRLALYIEETLFRNTKWVVFEPNDEPLWSQIRLNVGAFLHDLFVQGAFQGNTPAKAYFVRCDSQTTPQNDIDRGIVNILVGFAPLKPAEFVVVKLQQIAGQIQT; from the coding sequence GTGCCCAGTGCGCTGACATACCCCGGGGTCTACGTCGAGGAGATCCCCAGCGGGGTCCGGACCGTCGTCGGCGTCGCCACGTCGATCACCGCCTTCGTCGGGCGGGCCTCCCGGGGACCCTTGAACGAGCCGGCCACGATCTTCGGGTTCGCCGACTTCGAGCGGCAGTTCGGCGGGCTCGCCGCCGACAGCACGATGAGTTACGCGGTACGGGACTTCTATCTCAACGGCGGGAGTCAGGCGGTCATCGTCCGGGTGGGGCACGTGCGGGCCGCGAATCCGCCGGTGCAGAAGTTCCCCGAGGCGGCCGAGATCTCCCTGTCCACCGGGGCTCCCGCCCCCGACAAAAAGCTGGTCCTGGTCGCCGCCAGCCCCGGGGCCTGGGGCAACAACCTCAAGGTCGTTGTCACCCACCCTCTTCCGGACGACGACCCCAAGGCATTCAACCTCACGGTCGTGGAGACCGATCCGGCGGACCCACAGACCGTCGTCGCCAGCGAGAGCTTCCTGGGCGTGTCCATCGACCCCGCGAGTCCGCGGTTCGTGCCCCACGTCCTGGCGGAGACGTCGCTGCTGGTCCGGGTGCAGAAGGTGAACGACAAGTGGAAGGTCCCGGAGGCCGCCCGTCCTTCGGTCAAGGAGAAGAAGGCGACGGAGGGCAGCGGAGCCGACGGCGATCCGTTGAACGACGACGATCTCAAGGGGAAGCAGGCCGCCGGGACCGGGATCTACGCCCTCGACAAGACCGACCTGTTCAACCTGCTCTGCATCCCGCCGCCGGTCCGTGACGGCAGTACCGGCAAGTCCGTGTACCAGGAGGCGATGCCCTACTGCGTCCGCCGCCGTGCCCTCCTGCTCGTGGACCCGCCCGCCGACTGGACCACGGCGACAGCGGACGAGGCCCGTACCCGGCTGGGCACGCTCGGCCTGACCGGCAGGGCCGCCCGCAACGCCGCCCTCTACTTCCCCCGCCTCCTGGTGGCCGACCCCCTCCGCGACAACCAGACGGTCTCCGTCGTGCCGTGCGGTGCCGTCGCCGGGGTGATGGCCAGGACCGACACCGAGCGCGGCGTGTGGAAGGCCCCGGCCGGGCTGGACGCCGCCGTCGGCGCGGTGCGCGGGCTCACGGTCGAGATGACCGACGACCAGAACGGCCAGCTCAATCCGCTGGGCGTCAACTGCCTGCGTACGTTCCCGCTGTTCGGGCGCGTGGTGTGGGGGGCGCGGACACTGCGCGGGGCGGACCAGGCGGCCGACGAGTACAAGTACGTGCCGGTGCGGCGACTTGCCCTGTACATCGAGGAAACCCTCTTCCGGAACACCAAATGGGTCGTCTTCGAGCCCAACGACGAGCCCCTGTGGTCACAGATCCGGCTGAACGTCGGCGCGTTCCTGCACGACCTCTTCGTCCAGGGCGCGTTCCAGGGAAACACCCCTGCCAAGGCTTACTTCGTCCGGTGCGACAGCCAGACCACCCCACAGAACGACATCGACCGGGGCATCGTGAACATCCTCGTCGGATTCGCGCCGCTGAAGCCCGCCGAGTTCGTGGTCGTCAAGCTCCAGCAGATCGCCGGTCAGATCCAGACGTAG
- a CDS encoding ATP-binding protein: MRGTDAPLGWVEANQAYLVAALNVLRRRMLGGDDGDGNGGNVDGLAGLEELEDRCAAARAEMPAPPVLDDIATSFDLSDFERDVLLMCAGVELDSAFAGACATAHGDPARRYVTFGLALATLPEAHWSALTPSSPLRRWHLADLVHPEVPTTSPLRVDERVLHALAGMSCLDARLTPLVRPVHLPPALPAALGDAVGRLTSLWSAQGSRPHALLYGPQRSHLLAVAATACAAGGLRPLRVRAADLPTAAAERELLSRLLEREAALGGVAWLIDLADADGSAASTAFDLATATDSPTVLIAREPLAGPDGHLPSIGVPTLAAPEARALWTRELGPRADHLDGWLDRVVGQFDLGLDAIRAAALAVPPEAPDAVAGPLLWEACAAQARPALDALTQRVPPRAGWDDLVLPAPQEEVLRQLSAHVRHRLRVLGDWGFGDRGGRGLGTNALFAGPSGTGKTLAAEVLAHSLSLDLYRIDLSQVVSKYIGETEKNLRSVFDAAEAGGAVLLFDEADALFGRRSEVKDSHDRYANIEVSYLLQRMETYRGLAILTTNLKDAIDPAFLRRLRFVVHFPFPGEELRAAIWQRAFPPSTPLKDLAFDRLAALTVTGGSIANIALSAAFLAAEDGSPVRMRHILAAARTEYAKLERPLTDAEVSGWTD, encoded by the coding sequence GTGAGGGGGACGGACGCTCCGCTCGGCTGGGTCGAGGCCAACCAGGCGTACCTGGTCGCGGCGCTGAACGTACTGCGGCGGCGGATGCTCGGGGGCGACGACGGCGACGGCAACGGGGGCAACGTCGACGGCCTCGCGGGGCTGGAGGAACTGGAGGATCGGTGCGCGGCGGCCCGCGCGGAGATGCCCGCGCCGCCCGTGCTCGACGACATCGCCACCTCGTTCGACCTCTCGGACTTCGAGCGTGACGTCCTGCTGATGTGCGCGGGAGTGGAACTGGACTCCGCCTTCGCCGGGGCGTGCGCCACGGCACACGGTGATCCCGCACGGCGGTACGTCACCTTCGGCCTCGCCCTGGCCACGCTCCCCGAGGCCCACTGGAGCGCCCTCACGCCCTCCTCGCCCCTGCGCCGCTGGCACCTGGCAGACCTCGTACACCCCGAAGTACCCACCACCAGCCCCCTCCGCGTCGACGAACGCGTACTGCACGCCCTCGCCGGTATGTCCTGCCTCGACGCCCGCCTGACTCCCCTGGTCAGGCCGGTGCACCTCCCTCCGGCTCTGCCGGCCGCGCTCGGGGACGCGGTCGGCAGACTGACCTCGCTGTGGTCGGCGCAGGGGTCCCGTCCGCACGCCCTGCTGTACGGGCCACAGCGCTCCCACCTCCTGGCGGTCGCGGCCACCGCGTGTGCGGCAGGCGGGCTGCGTCCGCTCCGGGTACGGGCCGCAGACCTGCCCACCGCCGCCGCCGAACGGGAACTCCTCTCCCGGCTGCTGGAACGGGAGGCCGCCCTGGGCGGCGTGGCGTGGCTCATCGACCTGGCCGACGCGGACGGGTCCGCCGCCTCCACCGCCTTCGACCTGGCCACGGCGACGGACTCGCCGACCGTCCTCATCGCCCGCGAGCCCCTCGCCGGACCGGACGGACACCTCCCGTCGATCGGCGTGCCGACGCTCGCCGCCCCGGAGGCACGCGCTCTGTGGACGCGGGAGCTCGGTCCCCGCGCCGACCACCTGGACGGCTGGCTCGACCGGGTCGTCGGCCAGTTCGACCTCGGCCTCGACGCGATACGTGCCGCCGCTCTCGCGGTGCCGCCGGAGGCGCCCGACGCCGTCGCGGGCCCGCTCCTGTGGGAGGCGTGCGCCGCCCAGGCCCGGCCCGCGCTCGACGCCCTCACCCAGCGGGTTCCGCCGCGCGCGGGCTGGGACGACCTCGTACTCCCTGCTCCCCAGGAGGAGGTCCTGCGACAGTTGTCCGCCCACGTACGCCACCGCCTGCGGGTCCTGGGCGACTGGGGGTTCGGCGACCGAGGCGGGCGGGGCCTGGGCACCAACGCCCTGTTCGCCGGACCGAGCGGAACGGGCAAGACCCTCGCCGCCGAGGTCCTGGCGCACTCCCTCAGCCTCGACCTGTACCGCATCGACCTGAGCCAGGTCGTCAGCAAGTACATCGGCGAGACCGAGAAGAACCTCCGCTCCGTCTTCGACGCCGCCGAAGCGGGGGGCGCGGTACTGCTCTTCGACGAGGCGGACGCCCTCTTCGGCCGGCGCAGCGAGGTCAAGGACAGCCACGACCGCTACGCCAACATCGAAGTCAGTTACCTGCTCCAGCGCATGGAGACGTACCGGGGCCTCGCGATCCTCACCACGAACCTCAAGGACGCCATCGACCCGGCCTTCCTGCGGCGGCTGCGGTTCGTGGTCCACTTCCCGTTCCCGGGCGAGGAGTTGCGGGCGGCGATCTGGCAACGCGCCTTCCCCCCTTCGACCCCGCTCAAGGACCTCGCCTTCGACCGCCTCGCCGCGCTCACCGTGACCGGCGGCTCCATCGCGAACATCGCCCTGTCGGCGGCCTTCCTCGCCGCTGAGGACGGCTCTCCGGTACGAATGCGCCACATCTTGGCGGCAGCCCGCACGGAGTACGCGAAACTGGAACGGCCGCTCACCGATGCGGAGGTATCCGGATGGACAGACTGA
- a CDS encoding bacterial transcriptional activator domain-containing protein — MATTTSPEATEGTEGTAAELPTLHLKLLGGFVLTHDGHNGPDEEDGEDDRAVDVPASAQQLLALLGLRGAATRSAVAGTLWPDVTEDRARACLRTAMWRLNGAGAALSDARPGMLSLSRLVRIDVHDLTATAHHVLTVSEGRDGAACEALLGSGELLPGWCQDWVVFERERLHQLRLHALEALSARLVAEGEYAPALEAALESIRVDPLRESAHRAAVSVHLAENNLAEAVRHYEAFRVLLRRELGLEPSGQFFTMVRSAME; from the coding sequence ATGGCTACAACGACATCGCCGGAGGCTACGGAAGGTACGGAAGGTACGGCAGCCGAACTGCCCACGCTGCACCTGAAGTTGCTGGGCGGTTTCGTGCTCACGCACGACGGACACAACGGACCCGACGAAGAGGACGGAGAGGACGACAGGGCGGTCGACGTCCCCGCCAGCGCACAGCAGTTGCTGGCTCTGCTGGGCCTGCGCGGGGCTGCCACCCGTTCCGCCGTCGCGGGAACCCTGTGGCCCGACGTCACCGAGGACCGCGCCCGAGCCTGTCTGCGCACCGCCATGTGGCGGCTCAACGGAGCGGGCGCGGCCCTCTCCGACGCCCGTCCCGGCATGCTCTCCCTCAGCCGTCTCGTACGCATCGACGTCCATGACCTCACCGCCACGGCGCACCACGTCCTGACGGTCTCCGAAGGGCGGGACGGGGCTGCCTGCGAGGCGCTCCTCGGCAGTGGTGAGCTCCTGCCCGGCTGGTGTCAGGACTGGGTGGTCTTCGAGCGCGAGCGGCTGCACCAGCTCCGTCTGCACGCACTCGAAGCCCTGTCCGCCCGGCTGGTGGCCGAGGGGGAGTACGCCCCGGCCCTGGAGGCGGCGTTGGAGAGCATCCGGGTCGACCCGTTGCGGGAGAGCGCCCACCGTGCGGCGGTGTCCGTACACCTCGCCGAGAACAACCTGGCCGAGGCGGTACGGCACTACGAAGCCTTCCGGGTTCTGCTGCGCAGGGAGTTGGGTCTTGAGCCCTCGGGGCAGTTCTTCACGATGGTGCGCAGTGCGATGGAGTGA